In Streptomyces sp. NBC_01408, one DNA window encodes the following:
- a CDS encoding acyl-CoA dehydrogenase family protein, translating into MAEFTMELNDDQKQVRDWIHGFAADVIRPAAAEWDEREETPWPVIQEAAKVGIYSLDFYAQQFFDPTGLGIPMAMEELFWGDAGIALSIVGTGLAAIGVVANGTEEQIGTWIPQMYGTPDDVKVAAFCSSEPDAGSDVGAMRTRAVYDQAKDEWVLNGTKTWATNGGIANVHIVVAVVDPELGSKGHASFIVPPNTPGLAQGQKFKKHGIRASHTAEVVLEDVRVPGSCLLGGKEKLDERLARARERARSGGAGERVKNAAMATFEASRPAVGAMAVGTARAAYEVALDYAKTRTQFGRPIIDNQGVAFQLADMRTQIDAARLLVWRASWMAVAGRPFTSAEGSMSKLFASEVAKKVTAQAVQILGGNGFTREYPVERMHRDSAIYTIFEGTSEIQRLVIARTISDMPIR; encoded by the coding sequence ATGGCGGAGTTCACCATGGAGCTCAACGACGACCAGAAGCAGGTACGGGACTGGATCCACGGCTTCGCCGCCGATGTGATCCGGCCCGCGGCCGCGGAATGGGACGAGCGCGAAGAGACTCCCTGGCCCGTCATCCAGGAGGCCGCGAAGGTCGGCATCTACTCGCTGGACTTCTACGCCCAGCAGTTCTTCGACCCCACCGGCCTCGGCATCCCGATGGCCATGGAGGAGCTCTTCTGGGGCGACGCGGGCATCGCACTGTCGATCGTCGGCACCGGCCTCGCGGCCATCGGCGTCGTCGCCAACGGCACCGAGGAGCAGATCGGCACGTGGATCCCGCAGATGTACGGGACCCCGGACGACGTGAAGGTCGCCGCCTTCTGCTCCTCCGAGCCGGACGCGGGCTCCGACGTGGGCGCGATGCGCACCCGCGCCGTCTACGACCAGGCCAAGGACGAGTGGGTGCTGAACGGCACCAAGACCTGGGCGACCAACGGCGGCATAGCCAACGTCCACATCGTCGTGGCCGTCGTCGACCCGGAGCTGGGCAGCAAGGGGCACGCCTCCTTCATCGTGCCGCCGAACACGCCGGGCCTCGCCCAGGGGCAGAAGTTCAAGAAGCACGGCATCCGGGCCTCGCACACAGCCGAGGTGGTACTGGAGGACGTACGGGTCCCCGGCTCCTGCCTCCTCGGCGGCAAGGAGAAGCTGGACGAGCGGCTCGCCCGGGCCCGTGAGCGGGCGCGCAGCGGAGGCGCCGGCGAGCGGGTGAAGAACGCTGCCATGGCCACCTTCGAAGCCTCGCGGCCGGCGGTCGGCGCCATGGCCGTCGGCACCGCGCGCGCCGCGTACGAGGTGGCCCTCGACTACGCGAAGACCCGCACCCAGTTCGGCCGCCCGATCATCGACAACCAGGGCGTGGCCTTCCAGCTCGCCGACATGCGGACCCAGATCGACGCGGCCCGGCTGCTCGTGTGGCGGGCCTCCTGGATGGCGGTCGCGGGCCGGCCCTTCACCTCGGCGGAGGGCTCGATGTCGAAGCTCTTCGCGAGCGAGGTGGCCAAGAAGGTCACCGCCCAGGCGGTCCAGATCCTCGGCGGCAACGGCTTCACCCGCGAGTACCCGGTGGAGCGCATGCACCGCGACAGCGCCATTTACACCATCTTCGAGGGGACGAGCGAGATCCAGCGGCTGGTGATCGCGCGGACGATCTCCGACATGCCGATCCGCTAG
- a CDS encoding SRPBCC family protein, with the protein MPVIRIVHRTFLPPAEAWSRLTDWERHGAQVPLTRTIIGTAPPTRVGTVFTARTGVGRITFDDPMEVVVWQAPTTAGAPGLVRLEKRGRVVTGWAEIAIRPDPAGGSEVHWHESLRVRPLPRLLDPLVTAAGRALFTRALRRLLPPGPGNSSLAGA; encoded by the coding sequence ATGCCCGTTATCCGGATCGTTCACCGCACGTTCCTCCCGCCGGCCGAGGCGTGGTCGCGGCTGACGGACTGGGAACGGCACGGCGCGCAGGTCCCCCTCACCCGGACGATCATCGGGACGGCGCCCCCGACCCGGGTCGGAACGGTCTTCACGGCGCGGACGGGCGTGGGCAGGATCACCTTCGACGACCCGATGGAGGTCGTCGTCTGGCAGGCCCCGACGACGGCGGGCGCGCCGGGACTGGTCCGACTGGAGAAGCGCGGCCGGGTGGTGACGGGCTGGGCGGAGATCGCGATCCGGCCGGACCCCGCCGGGGGCAGCGAGGTCCACTGGCACGAATCCCTGCGCGTACGCCCGCTCCCCCGCCTCCTGGACCCCCTGGTCACGGCGGCCGGCCGCGCCCTCTTCACCCGCGCCCTGCGCCGCCTGCTTCCGCCTGGGCCCGGCAACTCCAGCCTCGCCGGCGCTTGA
- a CDS encoding DUF5999 family protein → MCSHQPPCPTADSADHDAARTVAFHPEQGWSLLCNGAVVFDDTGELLPDGRAVEPRRPALV, encoded by the coding sequence ATGTGCTCCCACCAGCCCCCCTGCCCTACGGCCGACAGCGCCGACCATGATGCCGCCCGCACGGTGGCCTTCCACCCCGAACAGGGCTGGAGCCTGCTCTGCAACGGCGCCGTCGTCTTCGACGACACCGGTGAACTGCTCCCCGACGGCCGCGCGGTGGAACCCCGCCGCCCGGCCCTTGTCTGA
- a CDS encoding NB-ARC domain-containing protein produces MPGNLPPESASFVGRENELGLIHDLLRERRLVTLTGVGGVGKSRLALRAVTDARQARPDGVWWVELSPLRDPSLLTTTVAHAVGLADHSARPLDEELCAWMADKELLLVLDTCEHLVADCRHLVGELLQSAPGLTVLITSREPLGSPGETLVEVRPLPCEGPDSDALVLFRARALSATARAAAAFEDPERSAVAVEVCRRLDGIPLALELAGARLRLWTLEQMAERLGTRLDVLSGAPAALPPRHQTMRTTIGWSHELCEPVERLLWARLSVFTGDFDVAAARAVCAGGPLPASRVERVLAGLVAKSVVRCTDERGAGTRYRMLDTIREYGHDWLEELGEVRITADRHAHWYAALCQAADRGWLGPAQVDWYRRTTAEHPQLRTALEHLLGSDPTAALEMAGALWFFWFACGHVHEGRNFLERALRAAPHTGAAYTQALWALGLTTLLQGDLAASRELGLECTREAARLADPERELRAAYLHAVAVLMPGDPVRALELAGPRARAGHGGRTSAPGWLLCRLATGYALCDLQRYEEAAEEARALREACAELGERWLRAYADYILAVSALGLGHHGEAARHVRAMLSGKRLLGDRFGIALGLDLLAAAVAALGDGELAARLLGTGHAWWRTVGRPQMGSPSLTALRDQGERQAREAIGDAAFEAAFLGGAAASTG; encoded by the coding sequence GTGCCGGGAAACCTGCCGCCGGAATCGGCGAGCTTCGTCGGCCGGGAGAACGAACTCGGCTTGATCCACGACCTGTTGCGGGAGCGAAGACTGGTCACCCTCACCGGGGTGGGCGGTGTGGGCAAGTCCCGCCTCGCCCTGCGCGCCGTCACCGACGCCCGCCAGGCGCGGCCCGACGGCGTCTGGTGGGTGGAGCTGTCACCGCTGCGCGACCCCAGCCTGCTCACCACCACGGTCGCCCACGCCGTGGGCCTCGCCGACCACTCCGCGCGCCCCCTCGACGAGGAGCTGTGCGCCTGGATGGCCGACAAGGAACTCCTCCTCGTCCTCGACACCTGCGAGCACCTGGTGGCCGACTGCCGGCACCTCGTGGGCGAACTCCTCCAGTCCGCACCTGGCTTGACGGTGCTGATCACCTCCCGGGAGCCGCTCGGCTCCCCCGGCGAGACCCTCGTCGAAGTCCGCCCGCTGCCCTGCGAGGGGCCCGACAGCGACGCCCTCGTCCTCTTCCGGGCCCGCGCCCTCTCCGCGACCGCCCGGGCTGCGGCCGCCTTCGAGGACCCCGAGCGGTCCGCCGTCGCGGTCGAGGTGTGCCGCCGCCTGGACGGGATCCCGCTCGCGCTGGAACTCGCCGGCGCCCGGCTGCGGTTGTGGACCCTGGAGCAGATGGCCGAGCGGCTCGGCACGCGCCTGGACGTGCTGTCCGGCGCCCCGGCCGCGCTGCCGCCCCGGCACCAGACGATGCGGACCACGATCGGCTGGAGCCACGAACTGTGCGAGCCGGTGGAACGCCTGCTGTGGGCCCGGCTCTCCGTCTTCACCGGGGACTTCGACGTCGCCGCGGCCCGCGCCGTGTGCGCCGGCGGGCCGCTGCCCGCCTCGCGGGTGGAGCGGGTCCTGGCGGGCCTGGTCGCCAAGTCGGTGGTCCGGTGCACCGACGAGCGGGGCGCCGGGACCCGTTACCGGATGCTCGACACGATCCGCGAGTACGGGCACGACTGGCTGGAGGAGCTCGGCGAGGTCCGGATCACCGCCGACCGCCACGCCCACTGGTACGCGGCCCTCTGCCAGGCCGCCGACCGCGGCTGGCTTGGCCCGGCCCAGGTGGACTGGTACCGCAGGACGACCGCCGAGCACCCGCAGCTGCGTACGGCCCTGGAGCACCTGCTGGGCTCCGACCCGACGGCCGCGCTGGAAATGGCCGGGGCCCTGTGGTTCTTCTGGTTCGCGTGCGGGCACGTCCACGAGGGCCGGAACTTCCTCGAGCGGGCGCTGCGGGCCGCCCCGCACACCGGGGCCGCGTACACCCAGGCGCTGTGGGCGCTCGGGCTGACGACCCTGCTCCAGGGCGACCTGGCCGCGTCCCGGGAGCTGGGCCTGGAGTGCACCCGGGAGGCGGCCCGGCTGGCGGATCCCGAGCGGGAGCTGCGGGCGGCCTATCTGCACGCCGTGGCGGTGCTCATGCCTGGGGACCCCGTACGGGCCCTGGAACTCGCCGGTCCGCGGGCCCGGGCGGGCCACGGCGGCCGGACCAGCGCGCCCGGCTGGCTCCTGTGCCGGCTGGCCACCGGGTACGCCCTGTGCGACCTCCAGCGCTACGAGGAGGCGGCCGAGGAGGCCCGGGCCCTGCGGGAGGCCTGCGCGGAGCTGGGCGAGCGCTGGCTGCGGGCGTACGCGGACTACATCCTGGCGGTGTCGGCGCTGGGCCTCGGCCACCACGGGGAGGCCGCCCGGCACGTAAGGGCGATGCTCTCCGGGAAACGGCTGCTCGGCGACCGCTTCGGCATCGCGCTGGGGCTGGACCTGCTGGCGGCGGCGGTGGCGGCGCTGGGTGACGGGGAACTGGCGGCCCGCCTGCTGGGCACGGGGCACGCCTGGTGGCGCACGGTGGGCAGGCCACAGATGGGCTCGCCCTCACTGACGGCCCTGCGGGACCAGGGCGAACGCCAGGCCCGGGAGGCGATCGGCGACGCCGCCTTCGAGGCGGCGTTCCTGGGCGGCGCGGCAGCGTCCACCGGCTGA
- a CDS encoding fibronectin type III domain-containing protein produces MRRTTPTLALCLALCGLAVSAGCTAADTDPPPAPTGLTAQAGSATTVHVMWEAAAAGDGVTGYQVFQAGRLVRELPAEKTMTDVTGLTPQTGYAFAVRAEDAAGNLSPETVAAQVTTPAAKAEDRAAPTAPAATTGRATGPRAARVSWSMATDDTGVTAYDVYQGGVRIHTAGPGESGTALTGLQPDTVYTFTVRARDGADNSSPDGPAVDVTTPPASGEGPGTAPADFTAVASTGAVTLTWTAPDTGRETSEYQLYVNEQPTTVIQFGAGAIPSGKAEHRLTVTEPAGTVWAVKLRARLPDGNWGAFSAERRIVLVA; encoded by the coding sequence GTGCGACGCACCACCCCCACGCTCGCCCTCTGCCTGGCCCTCTGCGGCCTGGCCGTGTCGGCCGGGTGTACCGCGGCCGACACCGACCCCCCGCCCGCTCCGACCGGGCTCACCGCGCAGGCCGGCAGCGCCACCACCGTGCACGTCATGTGGGAGGCTGCGGCGGCCGGCGACGGGGTGACCGGCTACCAGGTCTTCCAGGCCGGCCGGCTGGTCCGCGAGCTCCCCGCCGAGAAGACCATGACGGACGTCACCGGGCTCACCCCGCAGACCGGTTACGCCTTCGCCGTCCGGGCCGAGGACGCCGCCGGGAACCTGTCCCCGGAGACGGTGGCCGCCCAGGTGACCACCCCTGCGGCCAAGGCCGAGGACCGCGCGGCGCCCACCGCCCCGGCGGCCACCACGGGCCGCGCGACCGGGCCCCGCGCCGCCCGGGTGTCCTGGTCCATGGCGACGGACGACACCGGCGTGACGGCGTACGACGTCTACCAGGGCGGCGTCCGGATCCACACCGCCGGCCCCGGTGAGAGCGGCACCGCCCTCACCGGCCTCCAGCCGGACACCGTCTACACCTTCACCGTCCGGGCCCGGGACGGGGCGGACAACTCCTCCCCCGACGGTCCCGCGGTGGACGTGACGACCCCGCCCGCCTCCGGCGAGGGGCCCGGCACCGCGCCCGCCGATTTCACCGCGGTCGCGTCGACGGGCGCGGTCACACTGACCTGGACGGCCCCCGACACCGGACGGGAGACCAGCGAGTACCAGCTCTACGTCAACGAACAGCCCACGACCGTCATCCAGTTCGGTGCCGGCGCCATCCCGAGCGGCAAGGCCGAACACCGGCTGACGGTGACCGAGCCGGCCGGTACGGTGTGGGCCGTGAAACTGCGGGCCCGGCTGCCCGACGGCAACTGGGGCGCCTTCTCGGCGGAACGGCGGATCGTTCTCGTAGCGTGA
- a CDS encoding ABC transporter substrate-binding protein → MTARTVRGVAGATLAAALITGVAACSNPSGGTAAGTAGGSAAVVGIATEPESLSPLLGYGKDGNSKIFDGLLTHDADMRLRPALAQALPEVSADGRTYTYALRQGVKFSDGEPFSAKDVVFTYRTILDPKTNNASKTELDAIESVEARGEDTVVFTLKYPYAPFAERTVLPIAPEHVAGRQDVNSGDFATRPVGTGPYLLTGWSKGEKLSFKANPGYWGGEPAVKKFTMAVIKDDDVRVTRLRSGELDAAILPPNLAKGFEKDRTRTTYAAKTFDYRNVTLSTQHKVTGDVAVRQALDIAVDRGAMVDKLLEGAGKPAYGPVPTGSPWFTAGTERAYDLDRARRILDDAGWKAGEDGIRVKDGVRASFPLWYTSGDKIRQDHALAFASDAKKAGIEVRTEAGTWEVIEPRMKTEAVLAGGGSPADPDFDQYQLLTSSLAGDGFNNMAWYDNATVDRALGDARRSGDPAARKAAYDTVQRELVKNPGYVFLTHIDHLYVVNDKWEGLTTQVEPHDHGLGSGPWWNVESWKPKQK, encoded by the coding sequence ATGACGGCCCGGACAGTACGGGGAGTGGCCGGCGCGACGCTGGCCGCCGCACTCATCACGGGCGTGGCGGCCTGCTCGAACCCCTCCGGGGGTACCGCGGCGGGCACCGCGGGAGGGTCCGCCGCCGTGGTCGGCATCGCCACCGAGCCGGAGAGCCTCAGCCCGCTGCTCGGCTACGGCAAGGACGGCAACTCCAAGATCTTCGACGGGCTGCTCACGCACGACGCGGACATGAGGCTGCGGCCCGCGCTGGCCCAGGCCCTGCCCGAGGTCTCCGCGGACGGACGCACCTACACCTACGCGCTGCGCCAGGGCGTGAAGTTCAGCGACGGGGAGCCCTTCTCCGCCAAGGACGTCGTCTTCACCTACCGGACGATCCTCGACCCGAAGACGAACAACGCGTCGAAGACCGAGCTGGACGCCATCGAGTCCGTCGAGGCACGGGGCGAGGACACGGTCGTCTTCACGCTGAAGTACCCCTACGCGCCCTTCGCCGAGCGCACGGTGCTGCCGATCGCCCCCGAGCACGTGGCGGGCCGGCAGGACGTCAACAGCGGGGACTTCGCCACACGGCCCGTCGGCACCGGCCCCTACCTGCTCACCGGCTGGTCCAAGGGCGAGAAGCTCAGCTTCAAGGCCAACCCCGGGTACTGGGGCGGCGAACCCGCCGTGAAGAAGTTCACCATGGCCGTCATCAAGGACGACGACGTACGCGTCACCCGGCTGCGCTCCGGTGAGCTGGACGCGGCGATCCTGCCGCCCAACCTCGCCAAGGGCTTCGAGAAGGACAGGACGCGCACGACCTACGCGGCCAAGACCTTCGACTACCGCAACGTGACCCTGTCGACACAGCACAAGGTCACCGGTGACGTGGCCGTCCGCCAGGCGCTGGACATCGCCGTGGACCGGGGCGCCATGGTCGACAAGCTCCTCGAGGGCGCGGGCAAGCCCGCGTACGGCCCGGTGCCCACCGGCAGCCCGTGGTTCACGGCCGGCACCGAGCGCGCGTACGACCTGGACAGGGCGCGGCGGATCCTCGACGACGCGGGCTGGAAGGCGGGCGAGGACGGCATCCGCGTCAAGGACGGGGTCCGCGCCTCCTTCCCGCTCTGGTACACCTCCGGCGACAAGATCCGCCAGGACCACGCGCTCGCCTTCGCCTCCGATGCCAAGAAGGCCGGCATCGAGGTCAGGACCGAGGCCGGGACCTGGGAGGTCATCGAGCCCCGGATGAAGACCGAGGCGGTCCTCGCGGGCGGCGGCTCCCCGGCCGACCCGGACTTCGACCAGTACCAGCTGCTGACCTCCTCGCTCGCGGGCGACGGCTTCAACAACATGGCCTGGTACGACAACGCGACTGTGGACCGGGCCCTCGGCGACGCCCGCAGGAGCGGCGACCCGGCCGCGCGCAAGGCGGCGTACGACACCGTGCAGCGCGAGCTCGTGAAGAACCCGGGCTACGTCTTCCTCACCCACATCGACCACCTGTACGTCGTGAACGACAAGTGGGAGGGGCTCACCACCCAGGTCGAGCCGCACGACCACGGCCTGGGCTCCGGCCCGTGGTGGAACGTCGAGAGCTGGAAGCCGAAGCAGAAGTGA
- a CDS encoding ABC transporter permease: protein MARMAGRRTLFAAPVLLAVTFGVFAVAALAPFDPVKAYAGTAGLTASQDRLDELRANLGVDQPLVTRWWDWLTSALTGDLGTSSVMRQPVADVIAERVGWSALLAACAFTVAVLAGTALGVLAARRPGGALDRAVSGLAYTLEAAPAFWLGLLAIWFFSVRLGALPSGGLTDAGSDVVTLGQVATHLVLPALVLGASQLPWFFLYVRQGVADALAEDPVRGARARGLAERTVLLGHGLRSGMLPMLTLVGSRVPELITGALLVETVFSWPGIAAATVQAATSVDFPLLAALTVLATAAVLAGNLLSDLLYGLADPRVGFDG from the coding sequence ATGGCGCGCATGGCGGGGCGGCGGACCCTCTTCGCCGCCCCCGTCCTGCTCGCCGTCACCTTCGGGGTCTTCGCCGTCGCCGCGCTGGCCCCCTTCGACCCCGTCAAGGCGTACGCCGGCACCGCGGGCCTCACCGCCTCCCAGGACCGCCTCGACGAGCTGCGGGCCAACCTCGGCGTGGACCAGCCGCTGGTCACACGCTGGTGGGACTGGCTCACCTCGGCGCTCACCGGCGACCTCGGCACCTCCTCCGTGATGCGGCAGCCGGTGGCCGACGTCATCGCCGAACGGGTCGGCTGGTCCGCGCTGCTCGCCGCCTGCGCCTTCACCGTGGCGGTGCTCGCGGGCACGGCGCTCGGAGTGCTGGCCGCGCGCCGGCCGGGCGGTGCGCTGGACCGGGCCGTGTCCGGGCTCGCGTACACCCTGGAAGCGGCCCCGGCCTTCTGGCTGGGCCTGCTGGCCATCTGGTTCTTCTCGGTACGGCTGGGGGCCCTGCCCTCCGGGGGGCTGACGGACGCGGGCAGCGACGTGGTCACCCTCGGGCAGGTCGCCACGCACCTGGTCCTTCCCGCGCTGGTGCTGGGCGCCTCGCAACTCCCGTGGTTCTTCCTGTACGTCCGCCAGGGCGTGGCCGACGCGCTGGCGGAGGACCCCGTACGCGGGGCCCGCGCGCGGGGTCTGGCGGAGCGGACCGTGCTGCTCGGGCACGGGCTCCGCTCCGGCATGCTGCCGATGCTGACCCTGGTCGGCTCGCGGGTCCCGGAACTGATCACCGGCGCGCTGCTGGTGGAGACCGTCTTCAGCTGGCCGGGCATCGCCGCGGCGACCGTACAGGCGGCGACCTCGGTGGACTTCCCGCTGCTGGCGGCCCTGACCGTGCTGGCCACGGCGGCCGTGCTGGCGGGGAACCTGCTGTCCGACCTGCTCTACGGGCTGGCCGATCCGAGGGTGGGCTTCGATGGCTGA
- a CDS encoding ABC transporter permease encodes MAEPTAGRVWKSAGTTRRSTRKLRVRASAVTVALVVAAVLVVPPLVRLDQQAVDLSAKLLPPSWAHPFGTDDVGRDLLLRCVYGLRVSLGIGLVAALAATVIGTAVGAAAGALGGWTDRLVMRLVDALSSIPHLLLGIFIVAMFRPGVWPVVASVAATHWLSTARIVRAEVLSLRGRPYVDAAVSGGASRWRIAVRHLVPGVLPQAGLAAVLMVPHAMWHESALSFLGLGLPAHQASLGGLVQSARGSLLAGDWWPTLFPGLLLIVPTLAIAGLAGAWRDRLNPRRRSELTL; translated from the coding sequence ATGGCTGAGCCGACGGCCGGCCGGGTGTGGAAGTCTGCGGGCACCACCCGGCGTTCGACGCGGAAGCTGCGCGTGCGGGCCTCGGCGGTGACCGTCGCGCTGGTCGTGGCGGCGGTGCTGGTGGTCCCGCCGCTCGTGCGGCTGGACCAGCAGGCGGTCGACTTGTCGGCAAAGCTCCTTCCACCGTCCTGGGCCCATCCCTTCGGGACGGACGACGTCGGGCGCGACCTGCTGCTGAGGTGCGTCTACGGGCTGCGGGTCTCGCTGGGCATCGGCCTGGTGGCGGCGCTGGCCGCCACCGTGATCGGCACCGCCGTGGGCGCGGCGGCCGGTGCGCTGGGCGGCTGGACGGACCGCCTGGTGATGCGGTTGGTGGACGCGCTGTCCTCGATCCCGCACCTGCTGCTGGGCATCTTCATCGTGGCGATGTTCCGCCCGGGGGTGTGGCCGGTGGTCGCCTCCGTCGCCGCGACCCACTGGCTGTCGACGGCTCGCATCGTCCGCGCGGAGGTTCTGTCCCTGCGGGGCCGGCCCTACGTGGACGCGGCGGTCTCGGGCGGCGCCTCACGGTGGCGGATCGCCGTACGGCACCTGGTGCCGGGCGTCCTCCCGCAGGCGGGCCTGGCCGCCGTGCTGATGGTCCCGCACGCGATGTGGCACGAGTCCGCGCTGTCCTTCCTGGGGCTGGGACTCCCGGCCCACCAGGCCAGCCTCGGCGGGCTCGTCCAGAGCGCCCGGGGTTCCCTGCTGGCCGGCGACTGGTGGCCCACGCTCTTCCCCGGCCTCCTGCTGATCGTCCCGACCCTGGCCATCGCGGGCCTCGCGGGCGCCTGGCGCGACCGCCTCAACCCCCGCCGCCGCTCGGAGCTGACCCTGTGA
- a CDS encoding oligopeptide/dipeptide ABC transporter ATP-binding protein codes for MRGAAQGAAVGAEMAPGSPRPSTAAVGLRRAALEAAVGAGIAAGSPRLSTTAAGRLRAAAQAAAARAGTRLWFPRPRTAAGLRGAVLEAAVPAENPPGSRRPRTAAARLRAAAQAAAARTAFPATHLDRYPHELSGGLAQRAATALALVGDAPLLLADEPTTGLDRDLVHRTADELRAHTRDAGRALLMITHDLAAAERIADTVAVMYAGRIVELAPARAFFGSPGPRHPYTRGLLEALPERAFTPIPGAPPELGALPPGCAFAPRCDRADALCRAERPVLTEGPACHHA; via the coding sequence CTGCGCGGGGCTGCGCAGGGGGCTGCCGTCGGGGCCGAGATGGCGCCGGGGTCCCCGCGCCCGAGCACCGCCGCCGTCGGGCTGCGCCGGGCGGCACTGGAGGCGGCCGTTGGGGCCGGGATCGCGGCCGGGTCCCCGCGCCTGAGCACCACCGCCGCCGGCCGGCTGCGCGCGGCCGCGCAGGCGGCGGCCGCCCGCGCCGGGACCCGGCTGTGGTTCCCGCGCCCGCGCACCGCCGCCGGGCTGCGCGGGGCGGTGCTGGAGGCGGCCGTCCCGGCCGAGAACCCGCCGGGGTCCCGGCGCCCGCGTACCGCCGCCGCCCGGCTGCGCGCAGCGGCACAGGCGGCGGCCGCCCGCACGGCCTTCCCCGCCACCCACCTCGACCGCTACCCGCACGAACTCTCCGGCGGCCTCGCCCAGCGCGCCGCCACCGCCCTCGCCCTCGTCGGCGACGCGCCGCTGCTGCTCGCGGACGAGCCGACCACGGGCCTCGACCGGGACCTCGTACACCGCACCGCCGACGAGCTGCGCGCCCACACCCGGGACGCCGGCCGGGCGCTGCTGATGATCACGCACGACCTCGCCGCGGCGGAGCGCATCGCCGACACCGTCGCCGTCATGTACGCCGGACGGATCGTCGAACTGGCCCCGGCCCGGGCCTTCTTCGGCTCGCCCGGTCCCCGCCACCCCTACACCCGCGGGCTCCTCGAAGCCCTCCCCGAACGCGCCTTCACCCCCATCCCCGGCGCCCCGCCCGAACTCGGCGCCCTCCCGCCCGGCTGCGCCTTCGCCCCCCGCTGCGACCGCGCCGACGCGCTCTGCCGCGCCGAGCGGCCCGTGCTCACCGAAGGGCCGGCCTGCCACCATGCTTGA
- a CDS encoding ABC transporter ATP-binding protein yields MLELKDITAGYDRREPVVRGAHLTLRPGASLGLLGPSGCGKSTLARVAALLHRPDRGSVTLDGHAVTGFRHRAPRALRTAVGVVFQQPRLSADPRLRLYDLVAEPLRATGRRKEVEAAVGELAERVGLGADLLTRRPHEVSDGQLQRACLARALVLRPRWLVCDEMTAMLDASTTAALVGVVEEYRAESGAGLLAVGHDPVLLARWCDRTTRWDEIVKD; encoded by the coding sequence ATGCTTGAGCTCAAGGACATCACCGCCGGGTACGACCGCCGCGAGCCCGTCGTGCGCGGCGCGCACCTCACCCTGCGCCCCGGCGCGTCCCTCGGCCTGCTGGGCCCCAGCGGCTGCGGGAAGTCGACCCTCGCCCGGGTCGCCGCCCTGCTGCACCGTCCCGACCGGGGGAGCGTGACCCTGGACGGCCACGCCGTGACCGGCTTCCGCCACCGCGCCCCGCGCGCCCTGCGCACCGCGGTCGGCGTCGTCTTCCAGCAGCCGCGGCTGTCCGCCGACCCCCGGCTGCGGCTGTACGACCTCGTCGCCGAACCGCTGCGCGCGACGGGCCGTCGCAAGGAAGTGGAGGCGGCCGTCGGAGAGTTGGCCGAGCGTGTCGGCCTCGGCGCGGATCTGCTCACCCGCCGCCCCCACGAGGTCAGCGACGGCCAGCTCCAGCGCGCCTGCCTGGCCCGCGCCCTGGTGCTGCGTCCGCGCTGGCTGGTCTGCGACGAGATGACCGCGATGCTGGACGCCTCCACCACTGCCGCCCTGGTGGGGGTGGTCGAGGAGTACCGGGCCGAGTCGGGCGCCGGGCTCCTCGCGGTCGGGCACGATCCGGTGCTGCTCGCGCGCTGGTGCGACCGTACGACCCGCTGGGACGAGATCGTCAAGGACTGA